In Betaproteobacteria bacterium, one DNA window encodes the following:
- a CDS encoding alpha/beta hydrolase, whose product MSKPADTPEIEAPVLILIHGATCNGHMWDAVRRHLDPRLHVLTPDLPGHGTRRDERFTLDGAVDTVVAAVHSVAPAPVILVGDSLGGYTAMASANSVPREQLKGMVLGGCSANLMGMALLPYYFKIVTFKTLIALFGERRLIGWTIPKLINQMGMPENDVHAMVDAGISFGVFEQAVHALRGIDFRRKFAAIEQPLLVVNGSCDKGMVRQEAGFLSVAQQATSHRFENCEHGVSILRSTEFARLVNTFAERVFAG is encoded by the coding sequence ATGTCGAAACCCGCCGACACTCCTGAAATCGAAGCGCCTGTCCTGATTCTGATACATGGTGCAACCTGCAACGGTCACATGTGGGATGCCGTACGGAGGCATCTCGACCCGCGCCTTCACGTGCTCACGCCGGATTTGCCGGGCCACGGCACGCGGCGTGACGAACGCTTCACGCTCGACGGCGCGGTGGATACTGTGGTGGCTGCAGTGCATTCGGTTGCGCCGGCCCCGGTCATTCTTGTCGGCGATTCACTTGGGGGTTACACCGCGATGGCGTCGGCGAATTCTGTGCCGCGCGAGCAACTCAAAGGCATGGTGTTGGGGGGATGCAGTGCAAACCTGATGGGCATGGCGTTGCTGCCTTACTACTTCAAGATTGTCACATTCAAAACACTTATCGCGCTGTTCGGTGAACGCAGGTTGATTGGCTGGACGATTCCGAAGCTGATAAACCAGATGGGCATGCCGGAAAACGATGTGCACGCCATGGTCGATGCAGGTATCAGTTTTGGCGTGTTCGAGCAGGCTGTCCACGCATTGCGCGGGATAGACTTCCGACGGAAGTTTGCGGCCATCGAGCAACCGCTGCTGGTCGTCAACGGATCCTGCGACAAGGGGATGGTCCGGCAGGAGGCCGGTTTTCTCAGCGTGGCTCAGCAGGCGACCAGTCATCGCTTTGAAAACTGCGAACATGGTGTCAGCATTCTGCGCAGCACCGAGTTTGCCAGGCTCGTAAATACGTTTGCCGAACGAGTGTTTGCCGGCTGA